The following coding sequences are from one Halobacteria archaeon AArc-dxtr1 window:
- a CDS encoding SOS response-associated peptidase, producing the protein MCGRNSLFLPKADLEDRFDARVVDDYEPRYNIAPRQPQPVIANEAPGEITQFRWGLTPAWMADPSEEYINARSETALEKPAFRRAWKRRPCLVLSTGFYEWKGPDGGPKQPYRIYREDDPAFAMAGLWEGQETDDGNGMCSTVTILTTEPNDAISPIHHRMPVVLPRDEERTWLTAGSAERRELCRPYPGDDLDAYPISTRVNNPQNDDARLIEPLGSEQSALGEFV; encoded by the coding sequence ATGTGCGGGCGAAACTCGCTGTTCCTTCCGAAAGCCGACCTCGAGGATCGATTCGACGCCCGTGTCGTCGACGACTACGAGCCCCGGTACAACATCGCGCCCCGCCAGCCCCAGCCTGTGATCGCGAACGAGGCGCCCGGGGAGATCACACAGTTTCGCTGGGGACTCACGCCGGCGTGGATGGCCGACCCAAGCGAGGAGTACATCAACGCTCGTTCCGAGACGGCGCTCGAAAAGCCCGCGTTCAGACGCGCCTGGAAGAGACGGCCCTGTCTCGTCCTCTCGACCGGTTTCTACGAGTGGAAGGGACCGGATGGCGGCCCGAAACAACCGTACAGGATCTACCGTGAGGACGATCCTGCGTTCGCCATGGCAGGGCTGTGGGAGGGACAGGAGACGGACGACGGAAACGGGATGTGCTCGACCGTCACGATCCTGACGACCGAACCGAACGACGCAATCTCTCCCATCCACCATCGGATGCCGGTCGTCCTTCCCCGCGACGAAGAGCGAACGTGGCTGACGGCCGGTTCCGCGGAGCGTCGGGAGCTGTGTCGGCCGTATCCGGGCGACGATCTCGACGCGTATCCGATCTCGACCCGGGTCAACAATCCGCAAAACGACGACGCCCGGTTGATCGAGCCGCTGGGAAGCGAGCAGTCGGCCCTGGGAGAGTTCGTCTGA
- a CDS encoding O-antigen ligase domain-containing protein — MSEWRSSDMLWGRSSADTPTVPFHYALLAVLTVLVAIAPSTWLLSTDRGYLLSGAMLVLIVVYGVVFTSVSLSTNPTFVALFGGYWLWLVAHYWRYDPHPELLSLILSTPVAVFATVVVLPRFVDGRRQTFAMGLALSSAVVAVIGIWMLLAAGTAGSGVSDFVGEDVMGLYPIRTVSVFTNPNPYGFFMMVGCLAALYTVLVRGGVGWILVFGLCLLGLVMSEGDAALVGFSVGAVLVLSGRHHWLSYLGIGFGIVALYGMIRVGHVPEVMRTTLMNRVDRWVRSLDLLAANPLWGIGFAEVGSEIGIGREFGHSELFPPLSADTGTSSGPHSSYVYPLLSTGLLGGVLYLGSLGYALGCGIRRRWTSWRAFVVGTASGIYVYMIFESHFLGGLGVSSVVFGLFVGLMLLPDADDSDPKTNAVTARDALATSRAVRAVTWIRTNWRDRLDSLPRS, encoded by the coding sequence ATGAGTGAGTGGCGAAGCTCAGATATGTTGTGGGGGCGCTCGTCAGCTGACACGCCAACCGTCCCCTTCCACTACGCGTTACTCGCCGTTCTTACCGTTCTCGTCGCTATCGCCCCCTCGACCTGGCTTCTCTCGACGGACCGTGGCTATCTGCTCTCGGGTGCGATGCTCGTCCTCATCGTCGTCTACGGCGTCGTCTTTACGAGCGTTTCACTCTCGACGAATCCCACGTTTGTCGCTCTCTTTGGCGGGTACTGGCTCTGGCTCGTCGCCCACTACTGGCGTTACGATCCACATCCCGAGTTACTCTCTCTGATCCTCAGTACGCCGGTCGCCGTGTTCGCGACCGTAGTCGTCTTACCGCGGTTCGTCGATGGGCGACGGCAGACGTTCGCGATGGGGCTGGCTCTGAGCAGCGCCGTCGTCGCCGTCATCGGAATCTGGATGCTCTTGGCAGCTGGGACGGCTGGTTCGGGAGTTTCCGACTTCGTCGGTGAGGACGTTATGGGACTGTACCCGATCCGAACCGTCTCGGTGTTCACGAATCCGAACCCCTACGGCTTCTTCATGATGGTGGGCTGTTTGGCTGCACTGTATACCGTCCTCGTCCGCGGGGGAGTCGGTTGGATCCTTGTCTTCGGACTCTGCCTGCTCGGGCTGGTGATGAGCGAGGGTGATGCCGCGCTCGTCGGTTTCAGTGTCGGTGCGGTTCTCGTCCTGTCGGGGCGACACCACTGGCTTTCGTATCTGGGTATCGGGTTCGGGATAGTCGCACTGTACGGGATGATCCGGGTCGGTCACGTCCCCGAGGTGATGCGGACGACGCTGATGAATCGCGTCGACCGATGGGTGCGATCACTGGACCTTCTCGCCGCCAATCCGCTGTGGGGTATCGGATTCGCCGAGGTCGGCTCAGAGATCGGAATCGGGCGGGAGTTCGGCCACTCCGAGCTGTTTCCACCGCTTAGCGCAGACACCGGAACCAGTAGCGGACCACACAGCTCCTACGTCTATCCACTTCTCAGTACGGGGCTACTCGGAGGGGTACTCTACCTCGGTTCGTTGGGGTACGCACTCGGTTGTGGGATCAGACGTCGCTGGACGTCGTGGCGTGCCTTCGTCGTCGGAACGGCCAGTGGAATCTACGTTTACATGATCTTCGAATCTCACTTCCTCGGTGGGTTGGGGGTCTCCTCGGTTGTCTTCGGGCTGTTCGTCGGCCTCATGTTGCTCCCTGACGCAGACGACTCGGATCCGAAGACGAACGCAGTTACGGCACGCGACGCGCTCGCAACCAGTCGGGCTGTACGCGCCGTCACGTGGATACGAACAAACTGGCGGGATCGGCTCGATTCGTTACCGCGTTCGTAG
- a CDS encoding NAD(P)-dependent oxidoreductase, whose amino-acid sequence METVITGPYGRCGTALIDHLRDDHAFTYVDRIDPDDDHPYGGYDTVVADVADDVEALEAAFEGADAVVHLAGYPHVDSTLSDVLEPNIVGTANVLEAARDTEIETVVFASSNHVVGGYERDHAPALYRPEYGLVLDRTAPVRPDSYYGVSKCFGEALGRYAVETDDYPRRFYALRIGSVRDPAFDHPYGDAERGVDDGDWSRGSDAYDRQVARMKATWHSRRDFAQLVDRCLRDDTVEFDVFYGVSGNQRRWFDLEHARATLGYVPEDDGETWDAPPKRD is encoded by the coding sequence ATGGAGACGGTCATCACCGGCCCGTACGGACGGTGCGGGACGGCGCTTATCGACCACCTGCGTGACGACCACGCGTTCACCTACGTCGATCGCATCGACCCGGACGACGACCATCCCTACGGCGGCTACGACACGGTCGTCGCCGATGTCGCCGACGACGTCGAGGCGCTGGAGGCTGCGTTTGAGGGGGCGGACGCCGTGGTTCACCTCGCCGGGTATCCCCACGTCGACAGCACGCTCTCGGACGTACTAGAGCCAAACATCGTCGGGACGGCGAACGTCTTAGAGGCCGCGCGTGACACCGAGATTGAGACCGTCGTCTTCGCCTCGTCGAACCACGTCGTTGGCGGGTACGAGCGAGATCACGCACCGGCGCTCTACCGACCCGAGTACGGCCTCGTGCTCGATCGAACCGCGCCCGTCCGGCCGGATTCCTACTACGGCGTCTCGAAGTGCTTCGGCGAGGCGCTCGGACGGTACGCCGTCGAGACGGACGACTACCCCCGCCGGTTCTACGCGCTTCGAATCGGCAGCGTCCGGGATCCGGCGTTCGACCACCCCTACGGCGACGCCGAACGCGGCGTCGACGACGGCGACTGGAGCCGCGGAAGCGACGCCTACGATCGGCAGGTAGCCCGAATGAAGGCCACGTGGCACTCGCGGCGCGATTTTGCACAGCTCGTTGATCGGTGCCTGCGGGACGATACCGTCGAGTTCGACGTCTTCTACGGCGTCAGCGGCAACCAGCGCCGCTGGTTCGATCTCGAACACGCGAGGGCGACGCTCGGATACGTCCCCGAAGACGACGGGGAGACGTGGGACGCGCCGCCGAAGCGCGACTGA
- a CDS encoding deoxyhypusine synthase, giving the protein MSDEHEHHEPARETFSHDPIGHAEARAGMTVGELADEYGNAGIGAADLHDAVDVTTEMFDDDVTLFCSLAGAMVPTGMRRIVADLIRDGYIDVLVTTGANLTHDSIEAIGGKHHHGSVHAEGKTEREHDETLREEGVDRIYNVYLPQEFFATFESHLREEVFPVLEEEAEAEGSVSIERLTRELGRANAEVNEREGVAEGPGVAAAAYEHDVPIYCPAVQDSVLGLQAWMYSQTSAFTLDALADMTALTDIAFDAEEAGALVVGGGVPKNFTLQTMLVTPDAYDYAVQLTMDPKQTGGLSGATLDEARSWGKLERDAENVSVYGDATITLPLVVAAARERIEDA; this is encoded by the coding sequence ATGAGCGACGAGCACGAACACCACGAACCTGCCCGCGAGACGTTCTCCCACGACCCGATCGGTCACGCCGAGGCCCGCGCCGGCATGACCGTCGGCGAGCTCGCCGACGAGTACGGAAACGCCGGTATCGGCGCGGCCGATCTCCACGACGCCGTCGACGTGACGACCGAGATGTTCGACGACGACGTCACCCTCTTCTGTTCGCTGGCCGGCGCCATGGTCCCGACCGGAATGCGTCGCATCGTCGCCGACCTCATCCGGGACGGCTACATCGACGTTCTCGTGACGACCGGCGCGAACCTGACCCACGACTCGATCGAGGCAATCGGCGGCAAGCACCACCACGGCTCGGTCCACGCCGAGGGGAAGACGGAGCGCGAACACGACGAGACACTCCGCGAGGAGGGCGTCGACCGGATCTACAACGTCTACCTTCCCCAGGAGTTCTTCGCGACGTTCGAGAGCCACCTCCGCGAGGAGGTCTTTCCGGTGCTCGAGGAAGAAGCCGAGGCGGAGGGCTCGGTCTCCATCGAGCGTCTGACCCGCGAACTCGGCCGGGCGAACGCCGAGGTCAACGAGCGCGAGGGCGTCGCGGAAGGCCCCGGCGTCGCCGCCGCCGCCTACGAGCACGACGTCCCGATCTACTGTCCGGCGGTCCAGGACTCCGTCCTCGGCCTCCAGGCGTGGATGTACTCCCAGACCTCGGCGTTCACGCTCGACGCGCTCGCGGACATGACGGCGCTGACCGACATCGCCTTCGACGCCGAAGAGGCCGGCGCGCTCGTCGTCGGCGGTGGCGTCCCGAAGAACTTCACGCTCCAGACGATGCTCGTCACCCCCGACGCCTACGACTACGCCGTCCAGCTCACGATGGATCCGAAACAAACCGGTGGCCTCTCTGGGGCCACCTTGGACGAAGCCCGGTCGTGGGGCAAACTCGAGCGAGACGCCGAGAACGTCTCGGTCTACGGCGACGCGACCATCACGCTCCCGCTGGTCGTCGCCGCCGCCCGCGAGCGCATCGAGGACGCCTGA
- a CDS encoding Nif3-like dinuclear metal center hexameric protein, translated as MERAEFVSRLDAELRTDDYADVDASENGLQVGSEDGTVEHVAFAVDGVRETVEGAVDAGADALVVHHGLSWGGIDRVTGRTYDRIAPLIEHDIALYVSHLPLDGHQELGNAAGVADVLELADCEPFGELGPEHIGQRGVAADSYSPESLRERLAAELDTGGQPVQILEFGPDEIDDVAIVTGSGADWLDEAVAAGADALVTGEGKGKLYHEAREAGVSVALAGHYATETFGVRALQDLVESWGLETTYLDVPTGL; from the coding sequence ATGGAACGCGCCGAATTCGTCTCGAGGCTCGACGCGGAGCTGCGAACCGACGACTACGCCGACGTAGACGCCAGCGAAAACGGCCTCCAGGTCGGTAGCGAGGACGGAACTGTCGAGCACGTGGCCTTCGCGGTCGACGGAGTCCGCGAGACGGTCGAGGGGGCGGTCGACGCCGGTGCGGACGCGCTCGTGGTCCACCACGGCCTCTCCTGGGGCGGCATCGACCGCGTTACGGGCCGGACCTACGACCGGATCGCGCCTCTGATCGAACACGATATCGCGCTGTACGTCTCGCACTTACCACTCGACGGCCACCAAGAACTCGGGAACGCGGCCGGGGTCGCGGACGTCCTCGAGCTCGCAGACTGTGAGCCATTCGGCGAACTCGGCCCGGAGCACATCGGTCAGCGCGGCGTCGCCGCCGACTCCTACAGTCCCGAATCGCTGCGTGAGCGCCTCGCAGCCGAGCTCGATACGGGCGGGCAGCCCGTTCAGATTCTCGAGTTCGGCCCCGACGAGATCGACGACGTCGCGATCGTCACGGGCAGCGGCGCCGACTGGCTCGACGAGGCCGTCGCGGCCGGCGCCGACGCGCTCGTCACGGGCGAGGGGAAGGGGAAACTCTACCACGAGGCCCGCGAGGCCGGCGTCAGCGTCGCGCTGGCGGGCCACTACGCGACCGAGACGTTCGGGGTTCGAGCACTGCAGGACCTCGTCGAGAGCTGGGGTCTCGAGACGACGTACCTCGACGTGCCGACCGGGCTGTAG
- a CDS encoding DUF2029 domain-containing protein, giving the protein MTADEPADRPADDSEPETDGGAQTGGGTGHDSDGMESDATAHSVQTHESAGDSRWSVRAVLVFGILAGLAYAVETVLTNPAQLGVASDVYVHAAQGLLDGENIYEVTPPDRPDYHYIYPPIVIGLFVPYAVLGGETVALAGQTLLNVTAGIGLGILVLRAVERRDVALTAIDRWLLVGFAVGSVYATTQIVQGQVTLWLAFALALGFTALETGRERAAGVAFAAAALIKVFPAAIGLWLLRLRSWGGVAAAIGTGLAGLALGAVVLGPELTVQYFSEVLLGRAEGATFEGTPDPERTLVTARRQVSALGAPSSLVTVLTLTILAPLVAVLYRRIDTDRRRLAAILGTLLVLLLAMPLQALYFSLLLYPLLVLLYVLPAGWVRRLLLAGMLLLYIRPGPDSVAVVVAPLPAGIESAAMGAAEAAFAFVQLPTLGMWLLVVACLWIQFDDRVAGEQSPLTERSPATEPPTKKSPPAGR; this is encoded by the coding sequence GTGACAGCGGACGAACCGGCCGACCGGCCGGCGGATGACAGCGAACCCGAAACGGACGGCGGAGCTCAGACGGGCGGCGGAACCGGACATGATTCCGACGGGATGGAGAGCGACGCGACCGCTCACTCGGTGCAGACCCACGAATCGGCAGGCGACTCCCGGTGGAGCGTCCGCGCCGTTCTCGTCTTCGGTATCCTCGCCGGCCTCGCCTACGCCGTCGAGACGGTGCTGACGAATCCAGCCCAACTCGGCGTCGCAAGCGACGTCTACGTCCACGCCGCCCAGGGACTGCTCGACGGCGAGAACATCTACGAGGTGACGCCGCCGGATCGGCCCGATTACCACTACATCTATCCGCCGATCGTGATCGGGCTGTTCGTTCCCTACGCAGTCCTCGGCGGCGAGACGGTCGCACTCGCCGGGCAGACCCTGCTCAACGTGACGGCCGGGATCGGTCTCGGAATCCTGGTTCTACGCGCCGTCGAGCGCCGGGACGTCGCGCTGACGGCCATCGACCGGTGGCTGCTGGTCGGCTTCGCGGTCGGCTCGGTGTACGCCACGACCCAGATCGTCCAGGGCCAGGTGACGCTGTGGCTCGCGTTCGCGCTCGCACTCGGGTTCACCGCCCTCGAGACCGGCCGTGAACGGGCCGCTGGCGTCGCCTTCGCTGCGGCGGCGCTCATCAAAGTCTTCCCGGCGGCGATCGGGCTCTGGCTCCTTCGTCTGCGATCCTGGGGCGGCGTCGCCGCGGCAATCGGGACCGGGCTCGCCGGGCTCGCCCTCGGCGCCGTCGTGCTCGGGCCGGAGCTGACAGTGCAGTACTTTAGCGAGGTTCTCCTGGGCCGGGCCGAGGGGGCGACGTTCGAGGGGACGCCCGATCCCGAGCGGACGCTGGTCACGGCCCGCCGACAGGTCTCGGCCCTCGGCGCTCCCTCGTCGCTGGTCACGGTGCTCACGCTGACGATCCTCGCGCCACTCGTCGCCGTCCTCTACCGCCGGATCGACACCGATCGGCGCCGGCTGGCGGCGATTCTCGGGACGCTGCTCGTACTCTTGCTCGCGATGCCCCTGCAGGCGCTGTACTTCTCGCTGCTGCTCTACCCGCTGCTCGTCTTACTGTACGTCCTACCCGCCGGCTGGGTGCGACGGCTGCTGCTGGCCGGAATGCTGTTGCTGTACATTCGTCCCGGACCGGACTCCGTCGCGGTGGTCGTCGCGCCGCTTCCGGCGGGAATCGAGTCGGCCGCGATGGGAGCCGCGGAGGCCGCCTTTGCGTTCGTCCAGCTGCCGACGCTCGGCATGTGGCTCCTGGTCGTGGCGTGCCTGTGGATCCAGTTCGACGATCGGGTCGCCGGAGAGCAGTCGCCGCTAACGGAACGGTCACCAGCAACGGAGCCCCCAACGAAGAAATCGCCACCAGCAGGTCGGTAA
- a CDS encoding DUF402 domain-containing protein: MTEEATGERPEADATGVSPHSDVDAAVRVRGIYTTALTQLLGEAGAEIVQASDPIRERFGEPFPAAPADATAETSRDRQGIGLSGDPDAVDAVAAVLADVGIDALRWDAPAPQDAVYDAEILDAGGGSGATVDLGDGRRGYLRYGDVDGYVDAGNRYRVQVREPTPPWSDDEPRVAPALAVENGLCELSRDRSGVSAAFSGERATELVGMTELLSSDVPDGWGLRWQRSAADADIEAMGAALEDVAERARALESALADGDASNADADTSDDTVELDDPDPGEPAELAAPAATAWIWLGRESRFALDKSRRAVETTMPGHHRIKAADRAASAAVDFAEAVLGESDGADSADGDSTVEDDAADSDDAFPFAAVSRQFGPERGDRIELGHGKPDGRLISLGRGEITEWDAEGRITVERSMRGGGTYDALGEPIEDGDVAITKLREGRWWYPTTYRSAEGTSKGTYVNVCTPVELFPDCARYVDLHVDVIRRADGSVETVDEAELAAAVEDGSVPEPLAEKARTVAAAVERALSK, encoded by the coding sequence ATGACCGAGGAGGCGACGGGCGAGCGTCCGGAGGCGGACGCCACGGGCGTCTCCCCGCATAGCGACGTCGACGCCGCCGTCCGCGTTCGCGGCATCTACACCACCGCCCTGACGCAGCTGCTGGGCGAAGCCGGCGCTGAGATCGTCCAGGCCTCCGACCCGATTCGCGAGCGCTTCGGCGAACCGTTCCCGGCCGCCCCCGCGGACGCTACCGCCGAGACGAGCCGCGACAGACAGGGTATCGGCCTCTCGGGCGATCCCGACGCTGTCGACGCCGTCGCGGCCGTCCTCGCCGACGTGGGGATCGACGCCCTTCGCTGGGACGCCCCGGCCCCACAGGACGCGGTCTACGACGCTGAGATCCTCGATGCGGGTGGCGGCAGCGGCGCGACGGTCGACCTCGGCGACGGTCGCCGGGGCTACCTCCGGTACGGCGACGTCGACGGCTACGTCGACGCCGGCAACCGGTACCGCGTACAGGTTCGGGAGCCGACGCCACCCTGGTCGGACGACGAGCCCCGCGTGGCGCCCGCCCTCGCGGTCGAGAACGGGCTTTGCGAGCTGTCGAGGGATAGAAGCGGCGTCTCGGCTGCCTTCTCGGGCGAGCGGGCGACCGAACTCGTCGGGATGACGGAGCTGCTCTCCTCAGACGTTCCCGACGGCTGGGGACTGCGCTGGCAGCGATCGGCAGCCGACGCGGATATCGAGGCGATGGGGGCAGCGCTAGAAGACGTCGCCGAGCGGGCCCGAGCGCTCGAGTCGGCGCTTGCGGACGGTGACGCCTCGAACGCGGACGCCGACACGTCGGACGACACCGTCGAGCTGGACGACCCCGACCCCGGCGAGCCCGCCGAACTGGCAGCGCCCGCCGCGACCGCCTGGATTTGGCTCGGTCGCGAGTCACGGTTTGCCCTGGACAAGTCCCGGCGGGCCGTCGAGACGACCATGCCCGGCCACCACCGGATCAAGGCCGCAGACCGGGCGGCGAGCGCCGCTGTCGACTTCGCCGAGGCGGTTCTGGGCGAGAGCGACGGCGCCGACTCGGCTGACGGCGATTCCACCGTCGAAGACGACGCGGCGGACTCCGACGACGCCTTCCCCTTCGCCGCCGTCTCCCGGCAGTTCGGCCCCGAGCGCGGCGACCGAATCGAACTTGGCCACGGCAAACCCGACGGCCGACTCATCTCGCTCGGACGCGGCGAAATCACCGAGTGGGACGCTGAGGGACGGATCACGGTCGAGCGCTCGATGCGCGGGGGTGGCACCTACGACGCTCTCGGCGAGCCGATCGAGGACGGCGACGTCGCCATCACCAAGCTCCGCGAGGGACGGTGGTGGTACCCCACGACCTACCGGAGCGCCGAGGGGACCTCGAAAGGGACGTACGTCAACGTCTGCACGCCCGTCGAACTGTTTCCCGACTGCGCGCGGTACGTCGACCTCCACGTCGACGTCATCCGCCGGGCCGACGGCTCGGTGGAAACCGTCGACGAGGCCGAACTCGCGGCCGCCGTCGAGGACGGCTCGGTTCCGGAACCGCTCGCGGAGAAGGCCCGAACGGTCGCTGCAGCCGTCGAGCGAGCGCTCTCGAAGTAG
- a CDS encoding PrsW family intramembrane metalloprotease, with amino-acid sequence MPPERDPVERAAEDDADLYEVSTWEPRSSLDRLSTGIYAGLSYGAGTIVLLVALAITLSLLVTPALIVAEVPLVSVFFVLSVVPAGLLAAYIWYADITTNEPLGLLVATFILAVLFATFAAVLNSIGGQFFQRTTLLGSLLFFFLIVGPVEEAVKLLAVRVYAYRSDTFDAVIDGAVYGAVAGLGFATIENAIYIGRYLADVGVETGLFVAATEITTTRALVGPGHVLYSAIAGYYLGLAKFTPKYAGPLVVKGLLVAALFHATYNVAVGIVPGMIVAETGLDPNVAFVAFIVGFNLIVGYYLYRKISRYRRTYRSVRDDAGETAFDSELTEFDPPTRR; translated from the coding sequence ATGCCACCAGAGCGGGATCCGGTCGAACGCGCCGCCGAGGACGATGCAGATCTCTATGAGGTTTCGACGTGGGAACCACGGTCGTCACTTGACCGGCTCTCGACCGGGATCTACGCGGGGTTGAGCTACGGTGCCGGAACGATCGTCCTCCTCGTCGCGCTCGCAATCACCCTCTCGCTGCTGGTGACGCCCGCGCTGATCGTCGCGGAGGTGCCACTGGTAAGCGTCTTCTTCGTCCTCTCGGTCGTCCCCGCAGGGCTGCTCGCGGCCTACATCTGGTACGCCGATATTACGACGAACGAGCCACTCGGACTACTCGTCGCGACGTTCATCCTCGCAGTGCTGTTCGCGACGTTCGCAGCAGTTCTGAACTCGATCGGGGGGCAGTTTTTCCAGCGGACGACGCTACTTGGCAGCCTCCTCTTTTTCTTCCTGATCGTCGGTCCCGTCGAGGAGGCGGTAAAGCTACTCGCCGTCCGGGTCTACGCCTACCGGAGTGACACCTTCGACGCGGTGATCGACGGCGCGGTCTACGGGGCGGTCGCCGGACTCGGGTTCGCCACGATCGAGAACGCGATCTACATTGGACGGTATCTCGCCGACGTCGGCGTGGAGACGGGGCTGTTCGTCGCCGCCACGGAGATCACGACGACGCGGGCGCTCGTCGGACCGGGCCACGTCCTCTACTCGGCAATCGCGGGCTACTACCTCGGGCTGGCGAAGTTTACCCCGAAGTACGCCGGCCCACTGGTGGTAAAGGGGCTGCTCGTCGCCGCGCTCTTTCACGCGACGTACAACGTGGCCGTCGGAATCGTTCCAGGGATGATCGTCGCGGAAACCGGGCTCGATCCCAACGTCGCGTTCGTCGCGTTCATCGTCGGCTTCAACCTGATCGTCGGCTACTACCTCTACCGAAAGATCTCGCGGTACCGACGGACCTACCGATCGGTTCGAGACGACGCAGGCGAGACCGCGTTCGACTCCGAGTTGACGGAGTTCGATCCACCGACGCGCCGGTGA
- a CDS encoding NAD+ synthase, whose amino-acid sequence MAVNSTRHHPHVDDSGRSIDHTFVRSEPDLESVGARIRSFIETSVVEAGANGVVVPMSGGIDSTLTTMLAVDALGNDRVVGLGLPCTKMDRIHLAEAQTIADGLGIDYREVHLGPVLDAFETVSGETIGAEHDVTVTGNVIARLRMVAAYAAANAESLLVCGTANRSELLLGYFTKYGDGGADLFPLGDLYKTEVRALADHVGAPRRIIDKEPTAGLRAGQTDADDLGAPYDVLDPLLQRLVDRKQCVLDAANAEDVDLERAERVASMVSESQHKRAVPATPGLPPGACEQRPDGGSDRAGSAKPTERGGK is encoded by the coding sequence ATGGCTGTAAACTCTACGAGGCATCACCCACATGTTGACGACAGTGGGCGCAGCATCGATCATACGTTCGTCCGTTCGGAGCCGGATCTCGAGTCCGTCGGCGCTCGAATTCGGTCGTTCATCGAGACGTCCGTCGTCGAGGCTGGAGCCAACGGCGTCGTCGTCCCGATGAGCGGCGGTATCGACTCGACGCTCACCACGATGCTGGCGGTCGACGCCCTCGGCAACGACCGTGTCGTCGGACTCGGCTTGCCGTGTACCAAGATGGATCGAATCCACCTCGCAGAGGCCCAGACGATCGCGGACGGGCTCGGCATCGACTACCGCGAGGTACATCTCGGGCCGGTGCTCGATGCCTTCGAGACCGTCTCCGGGGAGACGATCGGCGCCGAACATGACGTCACGGTGACCGGGAACGTGATCGCCCGCCTTCGCATGGTTGCGGCCTACGCCGCCGCCAATGCCGAGTCCCTGCTCGTCTGTGGGACCGCGAACCGCTCGGAACTCCTTCTCGGATACTTCACGAAGTACGGCGACGGCGGTGCCGATCTGTTCCCTCTGGGTGATCTCTACAAGACCGAGGTACGCGCACTTGCCGATCACGTCGGCGCTCCCCGTCGGATCATCGACAAGGAACCAACCGCAGGACTGCGAGCCGGACAGACCGATGCCGACGATCTCGGCGCACCCTACGACGTCCTCGATCCACTCCTGCAGCGTCTCGTCGACCGAAAACAGTGCGTTCTCGACGCTGCCAACGCCGAGGACGTCGATCTCGAGCGTGCCGAGCGCGTCGCCTCGATGGTCTCGGAAAGCCAGCACAAGCGAGCCGTACCGGCAACCCCCGGACTTCCGCCTGGAGCCTGTGAGCAGCGACCCGACGGTGGCTCCGATCGAGCCGGGTCGGCGAAGCCGACGGAGCGTGGTGGGAAATGA
- a CDS encoding riboflavin synthase, with product MFTGIVEETGEILAREATDDGLRLRIGADAVATDLAHGQSVSVSGVCLTVERFEPDEWFAVFLAEETVERTYLDELDVGDVVNLERAMPADGRFDGHVVQGHVDAVATVDAVEAVGEDWYFRFSLPEGYERYVVEKGSITLDGISLTVAESGDDGRVTVAIIPTTYELTSLSEKQPGDPVHLEVDVLAKYVERLLEAGVDRGR from the coding sequence ATGTTCACGGGAATCGTCGAGGAGACGGGGGAGATCCTCGCGCGGGAGGCGACCGACGACGGACTGCGACTGCGGATCGGCGCCGACGCGGTCGCGACAGATCTCGCCCACGGCCAGAGTGTAAGCGTCAGCGGCGTCTGTCTGACCGTCGAGCGGTTCGAGCCCGACGAGTGGTTCGCGGTGTTCCTCGCCGAAGAGACCGTCGAACGCACCTACCTCGACGAACTCGACGTTGGCGACGTAGTCAACCTCGAACGGGCGATGCCCGCCGACGGTCGGTTCGACGGCCACGTCGTCCAGGGCCACGTCGACGCGGTCGCGACCGTCGACGCGGTCGAGGCAGTCGGTGAGGACTGGTACTTCCGATTTTCTCTCCCCGAAGGCTACGAGCGCTACGTCGTAGAGAAGGGCTCGATCACGCTCGACGGGATCAGTCTCACCGTCGCGGAGAGCGGAGACGACGGTCGGGTGACCGTCGCAATCATCCCGACGACCTACGAGCTGACCTCACTTTCCGAAAAGCAGCCCGGCGACCCGGTCCACCTCGAGGTCGACGTCCTCGCGAAGTACGTCGAACGGCTGCTCGAAGCTGGCGTCGATCGCGGGCGGTGA